In Colletotrichum higginsianum IMI 349063 chromosome 1, whole genome shotgun sequence, one genomic interval encodes:
- a CDS encoding ABC-2 type transporter produces MAEGTRPESDGRWGENAAGDISVNAALEEFHDLEKELSTIQHRHSAAYHQKTKQTQGDGHGDGHGDAGGESDSTIAPSLSGENSFDLPDFLRRGIMDMRTPSGGPTKRLGVSFKNLTVKGVESSTKQVVTFPRDLVNTFGPDLYHFIAGIFPKLRLRKEPTVDLVRNMTGTVRHGEIMLVLGRPGSGCSTFLKAIANHREEYAQVDGEVYYGVIPAEDQLQRFRGEVVYCEEDDRHFPSLTVWQTLWFALKTKTRKREQWTIPPILDSLLQMFGIEHTKNTLVGDEHTRGVSGGERKRVSLAETLATRASVVCWDNSTRGLDASTALSFAKSLRVYTDVSGRTTLVTLYQAGESIYELMDKVLVIDDGRMLFQGPAGEAKKYFEDLGYLCPPRQTTADFLTSIADKNARHFQPGREETAPKTPEELERAFRESEHYRRVAEDVEDYERGSRSANNDKHRMFEATVKDSKSKTVIGDSVYTVSFAKQVAACTKRQAWLLWGDRSSFYTKLVIIVANSLIVSSLFYGAGQGTSSAFARGGIVFFSIAFIGWLQFAELLPAIAGRTTIERQRVFAFYRPSAVVIARVLLDFPLILVMTVLFCVPVYFLAQFDVDAAKFWIYTLIVYTVTFCLTTMYRMFASLSSTVDDAVRFVGVVLNIMFILTGYVIPKPALLNDSIWFGWIYFINPVAYGFEALQTNEFFGRQMQCSESQLVPRGPGSDPNYQGCSLPGSTLGSTTVSGPDYLEASFQYSRANLWRNFGIIIAFTVFYLGVTVLAVETVKFKGTGAQSLIFAKGRAAKADEEQREKDGARAAEEAFEPIGDGQSVFTFKDINYTVPYGDGERRLLDGVCGFAKPGKMIALMGSSGAGKTTLLNTIAQRQKVGVVSGEMLVNGAALGPEFQRGTGFCEQRDIHEGTATIREALEFSALLRQERAVPRADKIAYVDRIVHLLELGDLQHAIISSLTVEQRKRVTIGVELAAKPSLLLFLDEPTSGLDSQSAFSIVRFLRKLCDAGQAIICTIHQPSSDLIEQFDMILALNRGGRTFYFGPVGPNGSVVVDYFARRGFPCPPSRNVAEFILETASTPSVRDGERVDWNDEWRRSDEHGAIVAEIDRITAERRPPAATDAAQTEFAASTAYQCLMLTKRMFVQHWREPQYLYSRVFVHTIMGIFNGFTFWMLGNDIASMQNRMFSAIILIFFIPPTVVNSVVLKFFQNRELWEDRELPSRTYGWVAFCTANVVCEIPMAVVSATIYWLLWYFPVGYPATASVSGYTYLMVLVWSFFQSSWGQWISAFGPSYSTISNILPFFFVMVAIFNGILVPYDSMPVFWSQWMYFINPTTWFARGVLSAVLPPAAVQCAAAEFARFDPPPGSTCGQYAGRFVDEVAATGYLEDPNATSNCGYCPYNDGGEYMRTLNVYATDKWPSFGILVAFAIANWALVYFFIYTVRIRGWTFGISSVRKQGARVLGRFRGQGKQAESEDV; encoded by the exons ATGGCCGAAGGAACGAGGCCGGAATCGGACGGGCGCTGGGGCGAGAATGCGGCCGGCGACATCTCAGTCAACGCCGCGCTTGAGGAGTTCCACGACCTGGAGAAGGAACTCAGCACAATTCAGCACCGTCACTCCGCCGCATACCACCAAAAGACGAAACAAACCCAGGGCGATGGCCATGGCGATGGTcacggcgatgccggcggcgagagcgaTTCCACCATCGCGCCCAGCCTGTCCGGCGAGAACTCGTTCGACCTCCCCGACTTTCTCCGGAGGGGCATCATGGACATGCGCACGCCGAGCGGGGGCCCGACGAAACGGCTCGGGGTGTCGTTCAAGAACCTGACGgtcaagggcgtcgagtcgtcgacgaagcaGGTCGTCACGTTCCCCCGGGACCTGGTGAACACGTTCGGGCCGGACCTGTACCATTTCATCGCCGGCATCTTCCCGAAACTCAGGCTCCGCAAGGAGCCCAcggtcgacctcgtcagGAACATGACGGGGACGGTGCGGCACGGCGAGATcatgctggtgctgggccGGCCGGGCTCCGGGTGCTCGACCTtcctcaaggccatcgccaaccaCCGGGAGGAGTACGcccaggtcgacggcgaggtgtACTACGGCGTCATCCCGGCCGAGGACCAGCTGCAGCGGTtccgcggcgaggtcgtctactgcgaggaggacgaccgCCATTTCCCCTCCCTCACGGTCTGGCAGACGCTGTGGTTCGCGCTCAAGACCAAGACCCGCAAGAGGGAGCAATGGACGATCCCGCCCATCCTCGACTCGCTCCTGCAGATGTTTGGCATCGAACACACCAAGAACACACTGGTTGGAGACGAACATACCCGAG GTGTCTCCGGAGGCGAACGGAAACGTGTGAGCCTGGCAGAGACGCTGGCCACGCGAGCATCGGTGGTCTGCTGGGACAACTCGACGCGAGGCCTCGATGCCAGCACCGCCCTCAGCTTCGCCAAGTCGCTCCGCGTCTACACCGACGTCAGCGGGCGCACCACCCTCGTCACGCTGTACCAGGCGGGAGAGTCGATATACGAGCTGATGGACAAGGTGCTCGTGATAGACGACGGCCGGATGCTGTTCCAAGGaccggccggcgaggccaagaagtACTTTGAGGACCTGGGCTACCTGTGCCCTCCGAGGCA AACAACGGCCGACTTCCTGACGTCCATCGCCGACAAGAACGCCCGGCACTTCCAGCCCGGCCGGGAGGAGACGGCACCCAAGACGCCCGAAGAGCTCGAGCGGGCTTTCCGCGAAAGCGAGCACTACCGGcgcgtggccgaggacgtcgaggactACGAGAGGGGAAGCAGGTCGGCGAACAACGACAAGCACCGTATGTTCGAGGCGACGGTGAAGGATT CCAAGAGCAAGACGGTCATCGGCGACTCCGTCTACACCGTCTCGTTCGCGAAGCAGGTCGCCGCCTGCACCAAGCGCCAGGCCTGGCTCCTCTGGGGCGACCGGAGCTCCTTCTACACCaagctcgtcatcatcgtcgccaacaGCCTCATCGTCTCGTCGCTCTTCTACGGGGCCGGCCAGGgcacgtcctcggccttcgcgcgcggcggcatcgtcttcttctccatcgccTTCATCGGCTGGCTCCAGTtcgccgagctgctgcccgccatcgccgggcGCACGACCATCGAGCGCCAGCGCGTCTTCGCCTTCTACCGGccctccgccgtcgtcatcgcgaGGGTGCTGCTGGACTTCCCCCTGATCCTCGTCATGACCGTGCTCTTCTGCGTCCCCGTCTACTTCCTGGCGCagttcgacgtcgacgccgccaagttTTGGATCTACACGCTCATCGTGTACACGGTGACCTTCTGCCTCACCACCATGTACCGCATGTTCGCGTCGCTGTCCTCGACAGTCGATGACGCCGTACGCTTCGTAGGTGTCG TTCTGAACATCATGTTCATCTTGACGGGATACGTGATCCCGAAGCCCGCCCTTCTCAACGACTCCATATGGTTCGGCTGGATCTACTTTATCAACCCGGTAGCCTACGGCTTCGAGGCGCTCCAGACCAACGAGTTCTTCGGGCGGCAGATGCAGTGCAGCGAATCTCAGCTGGTGCCGCGGGGACCCGGCTCGGATCCTAACTACCAAGGCTGCTCCCTCCCTGGATCGACGCTCGGCAGCACGACGGTCAGCGGGCCGGATTATCTCGAGGCCTCGTTCCAGTA CTCGAGGGCGAACCTGTGGCGCAACTttggcatcatcatcgccttcACCGTCTTCTACCTGGGCGTCACCGTCCTAGCCGTGGAGACGGTCAAGTTCAAGGGCACGGGGGCCCAGTCCCTGATATTCGCCAAGGGCAgggcggccaaggcggacgaggaacagcgcgagaaggacggcgcgcgcgcggccgaggaggccttcGAGCccatcggcgacggccagaGCGTCTTCACGTTCAAGGACATCAACTACACGGTCCCttacggcgacggcgagcggcggctgctcgacggcgtctgCGGCTTCGCCAAGCCCGGCAAGATGATCGCTCTCATGGGcagctccggcgccggcaagacgACGCTGCTCAACACCATCGCCCAGCGGCAGAAGGTCGGCGTCGTGTCCGGCGAGATGCTGgtcaacggcgccgccctggGCCCGGAGTTCCAGCGCGGCACCGGCTTCTGCGAGCAGCGGGACATCCACGAGGGCACCGCGACCATCCGGGAGGCGCTCGAGTTCTCGGCCCTGCTGCGGCAGGAGAGGGCGGTCCCGCGCGCCGACAAGAtcgcctacgtcgaccgCATCGTCCACCTgctcgagctgggcgacCTCCAGCATGCCATCATCTCCTCGCTGACCGTCGAGCAGAGGAAGCGAGTCACCATCGGGGTGGAACTCG CCGCCAAGCCGagtcttctcctcttcctggACGAGCCGACGAGCGGCCTCGACAGCCAGTCCGCCTTCTCCATCGTCCGGTTCCTCCGCAAGCTGTGCGACGCCGGCCAGGCCATCATCTGCACCATCCACCAGCCCTCGTCCGACCTCATCGAGCAGTTCGACATGATCCTCGCCCTCAACCGCGGCGGCAGGACCTTCTACTTCGGGCCCGTCGGCCCCAacggctccgtcgtcgtcgactacTTCGCCCGGAGGGGTTTCCCCTGCCCGCCGAGCCGCAACGTGGCCGAGTTCATCCTCGagacggcatcgacgccgtccgtGAGGGACGGGGAGCGCGTCGACTGGAACGACGAGTGGCGCAGGTCCGACGAGCACGgggccatcgtcgccgagatcgaccGCATCACGGCCGAGAGGcggccgcccgccgccaccgacgccgcGCAGACCGAGTTCGCCGCGTCCACGGCGTACCAGTGTCTGATGCTTACCAAGCGCATGTTCGTCCAGCACTGGAGGGAGCCGCAGTACCTGTACAGCAGGGTCTTTGTCCACACCATCATGGGCATCTTTAACGGATTC ACGTTCTGGATGCTCGGCAACGACATTGCAAGCATGCAGAACCGCATGttcagcgccatcatcctcatctt TTTCATCCCGCCCACCGTGGTCAACTCGGTCGTGCTCAAGTTCTTCCAGAACCGGGAGCTCTGGGAAGACCGCGAGCTGCCGAGCCGCACGTACGGATGGGTCGCCTTCTGCACCGCCAACGTGGTCTGCGAGATCCCCATGGCCGTCGTGTCGGCCACCATCTACTGGCTCCTGTGGTACTTTCCCGTGGGCTACCCGGCGACcgcctccgtctcgggcTACACCTACCTGATGGTGCTCGTCTGGTCCTTTTTCCAGTCGAGCTGGGGCCAGTGGATCTCGGCCTTTGGCCCGTCGTACTCGACCATATCCAAC atcctccccttcttcttcgtcatggtcgccatcttcaacgGCATCCTCGTGCCGTACGACTCGATGCCAGTGTTCTGGTCGCAGTGGATGTACTTCATCAACCCGACGACCTGGTTCGCGCGCGGCGTCCTCTCGGCGGtcctcccgcccgccgcggtgcagtgcgccgccgccgagttcGCACGCTTCGACCCGCCGCCCGGTTCGACCTGCGGCCAGTACGCCGGCCGCTTCGTGGACGAGGTGGCCGCGACGGGCTACCTCGAGGACCCGAACGCGACGTCCAACTGTGGCTACTGCCCGtacaacgacggcggcgagtaCATGCGCACGCTCAACGTGTACGCCACCGACAAGTGGCCCTCGTTCGGCATCCTGGTGGCCTTTGCCATCGCCAACTGGGCCCTGGTGTACTTTTTCATTTATACCGTCCGCATCAGGGGGTGGACGTTTGGCATTTCCTCGGTCCGGAAGCAGGGTGCCAGGGTGCTGGGCCGGTTCCGGGGGCAGGGCAAACAGGCCGAGAGCGAAGACGTGTAA
- a CDS encoding Integral membrane protein, translating to MYSRNHTLSPLPTVIRHGLKAVVTLSFLSLVTSFTLLVYLIGRLAVWYSRTSPKGSQPSARTRDIVGLPRELGVQYNENGNGQSGQKCRRVPNQFLVLLLNVLLADTLQACAFFLDVVWLVEDRITDSSPACWAQGWLISTGDLASTAFIAAIAFHTYLTLVRGVKISCKVFYGLIFFLWFFVILMSVLGVFITNNGAGVGGFYVRDVTWCWINPEYDAMRLYLHYVWMLLLIITGTVSYVLVFVHVHRVDKAFRDAKKAAAAAADEASYDGVLSPTSLPTVMTHKDSKTEVHKRILFLLYPLVFLLCTAPLALGRLLSSGGVKLSPEYLIFAGAMITSNGWLDVLIFSTTRSGILFDAPVDEENLGLDTFSFTPMGHQYGHRVWIQGGLPKESSPNLGRQGIFRKPSCRTRHVAEASHDRSESQTSLQDRDVSGFKGIQMETVTRIFVEEVDADGRPGSRKYQHTRKLGSMPSEETFGERVEQSIDSYR from the exons ATGTACAGCCGCAACCACACTCTTTCACCGCTCCCCACCGTCATACGGCACGGTCTCAAAGCCGTCGTCACCCtctctttcctctctcttgTCACGTCCTTCACGCTTCTCGTCTACCTCATCGGGAGGCTGGCCGTCTGGTActcgaggacgagcccgAAAGGATCCCAGCCGTCCGCGCGGACTCGCGACATCGTCGGCCTCCCCCGCGAACTCGGCGTCCAGTACAACGAAAACGGAAACGGACAATCTGGACAGAAGTGCCGGCGCGTCCCGAACCAgttcctcgtcctcctgctcaACGTTCTCCTGGCGGATACGCTACAGGCCtgcgccttcttcctcgacgtcgtttGGCTGGTGGAGGATAGGATCACCGACAGCTCGCCGGCGTGTTGGGCGCAGGGATGGCTGATCTCGACGGGCGACCTGGCCTCGACCGCCTTCATCGCGGCCATCGCCTTCCACACCTACCTCACTCTTGTCAGGGGCGTCAAGATCTCGTGCAAGGTGTTTTACGGCCTCATCTTCTTTTTGTGGTTCTTCGTGATCCTCATGTCCGTCCTCGGCGTGttcatcaccaacaacggGGCAGGGGTCGGAGGGTTCTATGTTCGTGACGTGACTTGG TGTTGGATCAACCCCGAGTACGACGCCATGCGGCTCTATTTGCATTACGTGTGGATGCTGCTCCTCATTATCACGGGGACTGTATCTTACGTTTTGGTCTTCGTCCACGTCCACCGGGTGGACAAGGCGTTTCGCGACGCAAAgaaggccgcggcggcggcagcggacGAGGCATCCTACGACGGCGTCCTAAGCCCCACGAGCTTGCCCACGGTCATGACGCACAAGGACTCCAAGACCGAGGTGCACAAGCGCATCCTCTTCCTGCTGTACCCCCTCGTTTTTCTTCTGTGCACCGCGCCCCTCGCCCTGGGCCGTCTCCtgagcagcggcggcgtcaagctGTCGCCGGAGTATCTCatcttcgccggcgccatgatCACCTCCAACGGGTGGCTTGACGTGCTCATTTTCTCCACCACCCGAAGCGGCATCTTGTTCGACgcgcccgtcgacgaggagaacctGGGGCTTGACACGTTCAGCTTCACCCCGATGGGCCACCAGTACGGTCACAGGGTATGGATCCAGGGGGGGCTGCCGAAAGAGTCATCCCCGAACCTCGGACGGCAGGGGATCTTCCGGAAGCCCTCGTGCCGCACAAGacacgtcgccgaggccagccACGACCGCAGCGAGAGCCAGACGTCGCTGCAAGACCGGGACGTGTCCGGGTTCAAGGGCATCCAGATGGAAACGGTCACGCGGATCTTTGTCGAGGAGGTTgacgcggacggccggcCGGGTAGCAGAAAGTACCAGCACACTCGCAAACTGGGTTCGATGCCTTCAGAGGAGACCTTTGGCGAGCGTGTTGAGCAGAGCATTGACTCCTACAGATGA
- a CDS encoding GDSL-like Lipase/Acylhydrolase: protein MRLTLGSLLLGASAVLSAPAQRSEADGRHTLWLAGDSTMAPDGGHNGTQGWGEYLHYSLDASRIRVNNSAYAGRSARTFTREGRFQRIIDQVQPGDWVVIEFGHNDGPGNPINDTVKNRVDCPGIGNNTCPVTFNGEPEIVQTYTTYLRNASSIFLSLGARVVISTSTPINPYSTGTFSWAPTIYSWYSWHVVESLGGPAAGIYYVPHGNYSAQALEVQGPAAVVEGFPMDPVHMSPRLADSFAGAFVLGLKCGTSPLQQYVVNATSRLEGDRLGTCLQVNATLPI from the exons ATGAGGTTGACATTGGGTTCCCTGCTCCTCGGAGCCAGCGCGGTGCTCTCCGCGCCCGCCCAGCGgtccgaggccgacggcagACACACCCTCTGGCTCGCCGGCGACAGCACCATGGCGCCGGACGGCGGCCACAACGGCACCCAGGGCTGGGGCGAGTACCTGCACTACTCGCTCGACGCCTCCAGGATCCGCGTCAACAACTCGGCCTACGCCGGCCGGAGCGCGCGCACCTTCACGCGCGAGGGCCGCTTCCagcgcatcatcgaccaggTCCAGCCGGGCGACTGGGTGGTCATTGAGTTTGGCCACAACGACGGTC CTGGAAACCCCATCAACGACACCGTCAAGAACCGAGTCGACTGCCCCGGCATCGGAAACAACACCTGCCCGGTGACTTTCAA tGGCGAACCCGAGATCGTCCAGACGTACACCACCTACCTGCGCAACGCGtcctccatcttcctctcccttgGCGCCAGGGTCgtcatctcgacctcgaccccGATCAACCCGTACAGCACCGGGACCTTCTCCTGGGCCCCGACCATCTACTCGTGGTACTCGTGGCACGTCGTCGAGTCCCTCGGCGGCCCCGCGGCCGGCATCTACTACGTGCCTCACGGCAACTACAGcgcccaggccctcgaggTGCAaggccccgccgccgtcgtcgaggggtTCCCCATGGACCCCGTCCACATGTCGCCCAGGCTCGCCGACTccttcgccggcgccttcgtcctcggcttGAAGTGCGGCACGTCGCCGCTGCAGCAGTATGTCGTGAACGCCACGTCGAGGCTCGAGGGCGACAGGCTGGGTACTTGCCTGCAGGTGAATGCGACGCTGCCCATCTGA
- a CDS encoding Integral membrane protein, protein MLVNAPGPDANRNRAPSVPSRQIRAHFDEKSITVYQAYNTTIATAAAEAQKLDASPSFKLTRMTWIKPSWAWMLYRAGYSYKDPGQARILALKMTHEDFVALLRKGALAHHGAGDMDRGRVRVQWDPERDVRLGKLQHRSIQIGIPADICRDWVARGIVGIEDVTARARELKRVLEEQPDVSDGELISLGLLPVEREYVVPGDVEDILEMRGSRGTGDEGGL, encoded by the coding sequence ATGCTTGTCAACGCACCGGGCCCAGACGCCAACAGGAACCGCGCACCGTCCGTCCCTTCCCGTCAGATAAGAGCACATTTCGACGAGAAATCGATCACGGTCTATCAGGCGTACAACACGACAATCGCGACAGCAGCCGCGGAGGCCCAGAAGCTCGAcgcgtcgccgagcttcAAGCTCACCCGGATGACGTGGATCAAACCGAGCTGGGCGTGGATGCTCTACCGCGCCGGATATTCGTACAAGGACCCCGGGCAGGCGCGCATCCTGGCGCTCAAGATGACGCACGAGGACTTCGTCGCCCTGCTTCGGAAGGGGGCGCTGGCTCACCACGGAGCCGGGGACATGGATCGCGGGCGTGTGAGGGTCCAATGGGATCCCGAACGAGACGTGCGCCTGGGCAAGCTCCAGCATCGCAGCATACAGATCGGCATACCTGCAGACATCTGTCGGGACTGGGTTGCGAGAGGAATCGTCGGCATCGAAGACGTCACGGCCCGCGCCAGGGAGCTGAAGAGGGTTTTGGAAGAGCAGCCGGACGTgagcgacggcgagctgatCAGTCTGGGGCTGCTGCCAGTCGAGAGGGAGTATGTTGTGCCGGGGGACGTGGAAGATATTCTTGAGATGAGGGGATCTAGGGGCACGGGTGACGAGGGAGGTCTGTAA
- a CDS encoding fungal protein — MASPQTPALDAEQTKALFNILTHFETYHEIEDFKKPETVSNYGYPFAQTQPQTSSRAGASNGVTYAPESSAPLLQSLFTRFVLKLPGVSTLAPEFWNVQVQGILRNFAEADLSESYDKGALGIRKTLATASSTVIETVARGMIGGAPYSDPATRPATYNLESARDLAQAWDDAMHDLVYGDLCDDLLDHLAQTDDFESHSPMTRAANEYIILHLASLAHQVLVISPEGQYLVKLMEQVHKMVPYNMVRQTLKVGNAATMIAGMMKIFLAKLSVGSVSNWFGITKDAADGMNLMQRIISVILGWDCAEFKKTVDRISKAKNRPSKGALDAIRAHTESSHGDREAIRAKSQSQDRSIIAVMLETANPVLLSDMSEDEHAMCLEFYAALLGMRDREEIISILCKQSPDLLTQAVREAVAGFDPIIRAVHNKVDLSDHLRDAQTFIDQLIATSKPKKGGRSKDDAESMPTVEDFVQLCKNNKQLLYKWLHAVSKNCPEVMDQFRAWAKDALVAFHKTAKGGESIEDRLGGLFGQVPEKTRVALVPIIDAHAAYLRELDELSLARMQAILEGGSASMAGPGVYLVRWQSLMDETLITPARPAGPVRQGKDVKSAAPLQGKRASGSSDTSQVVAAVRKMSISSLPEAPDVEPVIRALAPMFKRQLAISSRANGPRVNGSTYEEGAPF, encoded by the exons ATGGCCAGCCCACAGACGCCAGCACTCGATGCTGAACAGACCAAGGCGCTCTTCAACATCCTCACCCATTTCGAGACATACCACGAAATAGAAGATTTCAAGAAGCCAGAGACCGTCTCCAACTATGGCTACCCCTTCGCCCAGACCCAACCCCAGACCTCCTCCCGTGCCGGTGCCAGCAATGGGGTCACCTACGCCCCCGAGTCCTCGGCGCCCCTGCTGCAATCCCTCTTCACCAGGTTCGTCCTGAAGCTGCCGGGCGTCTCCACGCTGGCGCCCGAGTTCTGGAACGTCCAGGTCCAGGGCATCCTGCGAAacttcgccgaggccgacctgTCTGAGAGCTACGACAAAGGCGCCCTGGGTATTAGAAAGACCctggccaccgcctcctccaccgTCATCGAGACCGTCGCCCGCGGCATgatcggcggcgcccccTACAGCGACCCGGCGACGCGCCCGGCGACCTACAACCTCGAGAGCGCGAGGGACCTGGCCCAGGCCTGGGACGACGCCATGCACGACCTCGTCTACGGCGACCTCTGcgacgacctgctcgaccACCTGGCCCAGACGGACGACTTTGAGTCGCATTCGCCCATGACGCGCGCCGCCAACGAGTACATCATCCTCCA cttgGCGAGTCTTGCCCACCAAGTCCTGGTCATCTCCCCCGAGGGGCAATACCTCGTCAAGCTCATGGAGCAGGTCCACAAGATGGTGCCCTACAATATGGTCCGCCAGACCCTCAAGGTCGGCAACGCCGCGACCATGATTGCCGGCATGATGAAGATCTTCCTCGCCAAGCTCAGCGTCGGCTCCGTGTCCAACTGGTTCGGAATCACAaaggatgccgccgacggaaTGAACCTTATGCAGAG AATCATTTCCGTCATTCTCGGCTGGGACTGCGCCGAGTTCAAAAAGACCGTCGACAGGATATCCAAAGCCAAGAACCGGCCGAGCAAGGGAgccctcgacgccatccgcGCGCACACCGAGTCATCCCACGGCGACCGCGAAGCAATCAGGGCCAAGAGCCAGAGCCAAGACAGgtccatcatcgccgtcatgCTCGAGACGGCCAACCCGGTCCTGCTGTCGGACATGAGCGAGGACGAACATGCAATGTGCCTGGAATTCTACGCGGCCCTCCTCGGCATGCGGGACCGGGaagagatcatcagcatcctCTGCAAGCAGAGCCCCGACCTGCTCACACAGGCTGtgcgcgaggccgtcgccgggttCGACCCCATCATCCGCGCCGTCCACAACAAGGTCGACCTATCGGACCACCTCCGGGACGCCCAGACGTTCATCGACCAGCTCATCGCCACGAGCAAGCCGAAGAAGGGCGGCAGGTccaaggacgacgccgagtccATGCCGACCGTCGAGGACTTTGTCCAGCTGTGCAAGAACAACAAGCAGCTGCTCTACAAGTGGCTGCACGCCGTCAGCAAGAACTGCCCGGAGGTCATGGACCAGTTCCGGGCGTGGGCCAAGGACGCCCTCGTGGCGTTCCACAAGACCgccaagggcggcgagagcATCGAGGACCGGCTGGGCGGCCTCTTCGGCCAGGTCCCCGAAAAGACCAGGGTGGCGCTCGTgcccatcatcgacgcccacgccgcctACCTGcgcgagctggacgagctcTCGCTCGCCCGCATGCAGGCcatcctcgagggcggctcGGCGAGCATGGCCGGCCCGGGAGTCTACCTCGTCCGGTGGCAGTCCCTGATGGACGAGACCCTCATCACGCCCGCGAGACCGGCAGGGCCCGTTCGTCAGGGGAAGGACGTCAAGTCGGCGGCACCGCTGCAGGGCAAGCGGGCGTCCGGTTCGAGCGACACGAGCCAGGTCGTGGCCGCGGTCCGCAAGATGAGCATCTCGTCCCTGCCGGAGGCACCGGACGTAGAGCCCGTCATCAGAGCGCTGGCGCCCATGTTCAAGCGGCAACTCGCCATCTCGTCGAGAGCCAACGGCCCGCGAGTCAACGGGTCTACCTACGAGGAGGGTGCCCCATTTTGA
- a CDS encoding Cation diffusion facilitator 1 has product MSTTTTTNRASSTAPVPVPDSSPLPEAPDPESRSFYSEINDPYNLGTHIKSDADIGLLTSRPQSNSARKRIHHSFTRGGAKEARLQDFYRSQNDKIRSLLKSVDDHEREAKETQGDNNLKYQIAVKGSLAANVILAALQLYAASASGSLSLFTTMADSVFDPVSGIMLMLSHRAVKKVDTRRYPSGRARISTAGNIVFSFVMFSVSLVLIVMSARDLAAGSDSETNEFHFASVIAVAIAFGTKFCLWLYCWSIKHIYSQVEILWRDHRNDLFINGFGIFTFSAGSKIRWWIDPMGAIILSFLIAGLWLRTAYEEFQLLIGVSAEPEFLQLITYIAMTHSPDVKQIDTVRAYHSGPRYIVEIDIVMDRHERLEIAHDVAEALQIKIEKLPGVERAFVHVDYETSHKPEHDLKKNL; this is encoded by the exons ATGTCCACCACAACAACCACAAACCGCGCgtcgagcacggcgccgGTGCCAGTGCCGGACTCGTCTCCCCTCCCCGAGGCGCCCGACCCGGAATCCCGCTCCTTCTACTCCGAGATCAACGATCCCTACAACCTGGGCACGCACATCAAGTCAGACGCGGACATCGGTCTGCTGACCTCGAGGCCCCAGTCCAACTCGGCCCGCAAGCGCATCCACCACAGCTTCACCCGCGGCGGTGCCAAGGAGGCCAGGCTGCAGGACTTCTACCGCTCGCAGAATGACAAGATCCGCTCCCTGCTCAAGAGCGTCGACGACCACGAgcgcgaggccaaggagacgCAGGGCGACAACAACCTCAAGTACCAGATCGCCGTCAAGGGCAGCCTGGCCGCAAACGTCATTCTCGCCGCTCTGCAGCTCTACGCCGCCTCCGCTTCGGGCTCCCTGTCGCTCTTCACCACCATGGCCGACTCCGTCTTCGACCCCGTGTCCGGCATCATGCTCATGCTCTCCCACCGCGCCGTCAAGAAGGTCGACACCCGCCGCTACCCCTCGGGTAGAGCCCGCATCTCCACCGCCGGCAACATCGTCTTCTCCTTTGTCATGTTTTCTGTCTCGTTGGTGTTGATCGTCATGTCTGCCAGGGACCTAGCGGCCGGGTCCGACAGTGAGACGAATGAGTTCCATTTCGCGTCCGTGATTGCTGTTGCCATCGCTTTCGGCACCAAGTTCTGTCTTTGGCTGTACT GCTGGTCGATCAAGCACATTTACTCGCAGGTTGAGATCCTGTGGCGCGACCATCGAAACGATCTCTTCATCAACGGCTTTGGTATCTTTACCTTCTCGGCTGGAAGCAAGATCAGGTGGTGGATCGACCCGATGGGCGCCATCATCCTGTCATTTCTCATCGCTGGTCTCTGGCTGAGGACTGCTTATGAGGAGTTCCAGCTGCTGATTGGCGTCTCCGCCGAGCCCGAGTTCTTGCAGCTCATCACTTACATCG CCATGACCCATTCTCCCGACGTGAAGCAAATCGACACCGTTCGGGCCTATCACAGCGGTCCTCGGTACATCGTCGAGATTGACATTGTCATGGACCGCCACGAACGACTGGAGATTGCCCACGATGTGGCCGAGGCGCTGCAGATCAAGATTGAGAAGCTGCCTGGCGTCGAGAGGGCATTCGTTCACGTCGATTACGAGACAAGCCACAAGCCC GAGCATGATTTGAAGAAAAACTTGTAG